In a genomic window of Myotis daubentonii chromosome X, mMyoDau2.1, whole genome shotgun sequence:
- the LOC132223709 gene encoding cleavage and polyadenylation specificity factor subunit 5-like produces MSVVPPNRLQTGWPRGVNQFGNKYIQQTKPLTLERTINLYPLTNYTFGTKEPLYEKESSAAARFQRMREEFDKIGMRRTVEGVLIVHEHRLPHVLLLQLGTTFFKLPGGELNPGEGEVEGLKHLMTEIRGRQDGVLQDWVIDDCIG; encoded by the coding sequence ATGTCCGTGGTGCCGCCCAATCGCTTGCAAACCGGCTGGCCGCGGGGAGTCAACCAGTTCGGCAACAAGTACATCCAGCAGACCAAGCCCCTCACCTTGGAGCGCACCATCAACCTGTACCCTCTTACCAATTATACTTTTGGTACAAAAGAGCCCCTCTATGAGAAGGAAAGCTCTGCTGCAGCCAGATTTCAACGCATGAGGGAGGAATTTGATAAAATTGGAATGAGGAGGACTGTAGAGGGGGTTCTGATTGTACATGAGCACCGACTACCCCATGTGCTACTGCTACAGCTGGGAACAACTTTCTTCAAACTACCTGGTGGTGAACTTAACCCAGGGGAAGGTGAAGTTGAAGGACTAAAACACTTAATGACAGAGATACGAGGTCGTCAAGATGGAGTCCTGCAAGACTGGGTCATTGATGACTGCATTGGTTAA
- the LOC132223710 gene encoding cleavage and polyadenylation specificity factor subunit 5-like, translated as MSVVPPNRSQTSWPGGVNQFGNKYIQQTKPLTLERTINLYPLTNYTFGTKEPLYEKDSSAAARFQRMREEFDKIGMRRTVEGVLIVHEHRLPHVLLLQLGTTFFKLPGGELNPGEGEVEGLKHLMTEIQGRQDGVLQDWVIDDCIG; from the coding sequence ATGTCTGTGGTGCCGCCCAATCGCTCGCAAACCAGCTGGCCGGGGGGAGTCAACCAGTTCGGCAACAAGTACATCCAGCAGACCAAGCCCCTCACCTTGGAGCGCACCATCAACCTGTACCCTCTTACCAATTATACTTTTGGTACAAAAGAGCCCCTCTATGAGAAGGACAGCTCTGCTGCAGCCAGATTTCAACGCATGAGGGAGGAATTTGATAAAATTGGAATGAGGAGGACTGTAGAGGGGGTTCTGATTGTACATGAGCACCGACTACCCCATGTGCTACTGCTACAGCTGGGAACAACTTTCTTCAAACTACCTGGTGGTGAACTTAACCCAGGGGAAGGTGAAGTTGAAGGACTAAAACACTTAATGACAGAGATACAAGGTCGTCAAGATGGAGTCCTGCAAGACTGGGTCATTGATGACTGCATTGGTTAA
- the LOC132224922 gene encoding enhancer of rudimentary homolog encodes MSHTILLVQPTKKPEGRTYADYESVNECMEGVCKMYEEHLKRMNPNSPSITYDISQLFDSIDDLADLSCLVYRADTQTYQPYNKDWIKEKIYVLLRQQAQQAGK; translated from the coding sequence ATGTCTCACACCATTTTGCTGGTACAGCCTACCAAGAAACCAGAAGGCAGAACTTATGCTGATTATGAATCAGTGAATGAGTGCATGGAAGGCGTTTGTAAAATGTATGAAGAACATCTGAAGAGAATGAATCCCAACAGCCCCTCTATCACATATGATATCAGCCAGTTGTTTGATTCTATTGATGATCTGGCGGACCTCAGCTGTCTTGTTTACCGAGCTGATACCCAGACTTACCAGCCTTATAACAAAGATTGGATTAAAGAGAAGATCTACGTGCTCCTTCGTCAACAGGCCCAACAGGCCGGGAAATAG